In Triticum aestivum cultivar Chinese Spring chromosome 5B, IWGSC CS RefSeq v2.1, whole genome shotgun sequence, the following proteins share a genomic window:
- the LOC123115171 gene encoding uncharacterized protein, whose protein sequence is MEDKRKAVANNEERRQRQRREREVEDTATSGRTPIAGGDGTLPELPRVTAATTPALGPPPGASSQFGGAPGRGGGSGLSPSQWRLPTPVGNLALGRGGGSVHGVGNPADNGRLQIGNAGAPQGHGSTVIDQQRLRDQPSSSRARAAGCTCCGGAPTTRVVLNLPVCEACYRRVFQGLLQGNAPQQHAQIGYAGTPRGAVRNPVAVPTREQQFLANMDAPPRPFSMLPFRWGPANPALERQSSSPGCYSNIFTGKGPLFSNAGARAPQAQGHAGTAIDQQRQLELLRGQPSSSQARAPGCSSCGARATRVALKMPFCDACFRDTFMANAPPQHAQIGSKLPSPVPSYNYAQTGNAPPQHGNVSSSPVPTPSNAGVPQGQQQYRDPVVELLAATEPSPPAGSQRAAYSRCEACRLSGDKACMFCHNPGPPPPPPGQS, encoded by the exons ATGGAGGACAAGCGGAAGGCCGTCGCCAACAATGAAGAGCGAAGGCAGCGCCAGCGGCGTGAACGTGAGGTAGAAGACACTGCGACTTCAGGGCGGACGCCGATTGCAGGCGGCGACGGGACTTTGCCGGAGCTTCCACGGGTGACGGCGGCGACTACGCCCGCTCTAGGCCCCCCACCCGGCGCCTCTTCCCAGTTCGGTGGAG CTCCTGGTCGCGGGGGCGGGTCGGGGCTCTCTCCCTCGCAATGGAGGTTACCGACGCCGGTGGGCAATTTAG CTCTCGGTCGCGGGGGCGGGTCAGTGCACGGGGTGGGCAATCCAG CAGACAACGGGCGTCTGCAGATCGGCAACGCCGGTGCGCCTCAGGGTCACGGCAGTACTGTCATTGATCAGCAGCGCCTCCGCGACCAGCCTTCTTCTTCACGGGCAAGAGCAGCAGGATGCACTTGTTGCGGCGGAGCGCCCACCACGCGGGTTGTTCTCAACCTGCCCGTGTGCGAGGCTTGCTACAGGCGGGTTTTTCAGGGCTTGCTACAGGGCAACGCGCCTCAGCAGCACGCGCAGATCGGCTACGCCGGTACGCCTCGGGGAGCAGTGCGCAATCCAG TGGCAGTCCCTACCCGTGAGCAGCAGTTCTTGGCTAACATGGATGCGCCGCCGAGGCCTTTTTCCATGTTGCCCTTCCGGTGGGGCCCGGCGAACCCCGCGCTGGAGCGGCAGTCTTCTTCACCAGGATGCTACAGCAATATCTTCACCGGCAAAGGGCCCTTGTTCAGCAACGCCGGTGCACGTGCACCACAGGCTCAGGGTCACGCCGGTACTGCCATTGATCAGCAGCGCCAGCTCGAGCTCCTCCGCGGCCAGCCTTCTTCTTCACAGGCAAGGGCACCAGGATGCTCTTCTTGCGGAGCGCGCGCCACGCGGGTTGCTCTCAAGATGCCCTTTTGCGACGCTTGCTTCAGGGATACATTCATGGCCAACGCGCCTCCTCAGCACGCGCAGATCGGCTCCAAGCTTCCGAGTCCAGTCCCCAGCTACAACTACGCGCAGACCGGCAACGCGCCTCCGCAGCACGGCAATGTGTCTTCGAGTCCAGTTCCCACTCCCAGCAACGCCGGCGTGCCTCAGGGTCAGCAGCAGTACCGGGATCCGGTGGTGGAGCTGCTGGCGGCGACCGAGCCTTCTCCTCCGGCGGGTTCTCAGCGTGCCGCCTATTCGAGGTGCGAGGCTTGCCGCCTCTCCGGCGATAAGGCGTGCATGTTTTGCCACAACCCCggcccaccgccgccaccgccagggCAGAGCTAG